The following nucleotide sequence is from Komagataeibacter medellinensis NBRC 3288.
ATGGGCGCGGCCATCTGCCTGCCCAGTGCGGAACGGATGGTGCTGTGGAACGGGTTGGATGAGCAAAGGGTGGGTGATCCGCGCGGGGGCGCGTGGTTGCCACACCCCATAGGGCCGGGAGCGGACATGACGGGTGGACTGGGAGGCTATGACGCTGTGGCGGAAGCCAATGCGCAGAAAAGTGTGCTCGCCATTCACTGGTCGCGCATTTGCGAACGGCTGAAGGCCGAGGTGGGGGAAGTCGAATACCGCACATGGCTACGCCAGATCACGGTCGGCCCGGTGGAGGAGGACGAGATCACCCTCTACCTGCCGACCCGCTTCCTGCGTGATTGGGTGCGCGGACAGTATGGCGACCGGCTGGGCACGCTGTGGAATGCGGAAGTGCCCGCCATCCGCCGTGTGGAACTGCAGGTTGCCCGCCCGGCAGCCGATGCCGCGCAGGCTGCGCCAGAAGAAGCCCCCGCCACCCCCTCAGCCCGGACAGCCCCGTCGGGAAAATCTGCCCCCCGCCCGGCGGTCGCTCCCGTGGCGGAAGAACCCCGCCCGGCCGAAGTCCGCACCGACCTGGCCGCCCCGCTTGATCAACGCTTTACGTTTGACACCTTCGTCGTAGGCAAGCCGAACGAGTTCGCCTATGCGTGCGCCCGCCGTGTGGCCGAGCAGCCCTCCAGCCCCGGCTTCAACCCACTGTTCCTGTATGGCGGCGTCGGCCTGGGCAAGACACACCTCATGCATTCTATCGGTGCCGAACTGGTGCGCGAAGGGCGGGTGTCGGTTGCATACATGTCGGCCGAGAAGTTCATGTACCGCTTCATCGCCGCCATCCGTTCCCAGTCCACCATGGAGTTCAAGGAGCAGTTGCGGTCTGTCGATGTGCTGATGATCGACGATCTGCAGTTCCTGATCGGCAAGGACAACACGCAGGAAGAATTCTTCCATACCTTCAATGCGCTGGTGGATGCAGGGCGGCAGATCGTGGTCTCGGCCGACAAGTCGCCCTCTGACCTGTCGGGGCTGGAGGACAGACTGCGCACCCGCCTGGGTTGCGGCATGGTGGCCGATATCCACGCCACTACGTTTGAGTTGCGCATCTCCATCCTTGAAGCCAAGGCCACGGCATCGGGTGTGGTGGTGCCGGCCAAGGTGCTGGAATTCCTCGCGCATAAGATCACATCGAACGTGCGTGAGCTTGAGGGCGCGCTCAACCGCCTGATCGCGCATGCCAACCTGTTTGGCCGCCCCGTGACGCTGGAAGCCACGCAGGATGTTCTGCACGATATCCTCAAGGCCCACGACCGTCGCGTAACCATTGAGGAAATCCAGCGCAAGGTGGCCGAACACTGGAATATCCGCCTGACCGACATGTCATCGGCACGCCGTGCGCGTGCGGTGGCGCGGCCCCGGCAGGTGGCAATGTACCTGGCCAAGCAGTTGACCAGTCGTTCCCTGCCCGAGATCGGGCGCAAATTCGGCAACCGTGACCACACCACCGTCATCCACGCCGTCTCCCGCGTGACGGGTCTGATGGCGGAAGACCCGGCCTTTGCCGAGGACGTGGAACTGCTGCGCCGTATGCTGGAAAGCTGAACCCGGTCCCCGCCGGGCGGCGGCACCCCTTTACCACTGCGCCACCCGCCTGCTAGACATGTCGGCCCGGCCATGGCGTTGCCCGATTGTGGCGGGGTGTGGAGGATATCATACCGATGAAGTTGAAGGCTGACCGCGTAACGCTGCTCAAGGCACTGGCCCATATCCAGAGCGTTGCCGAGAAGCGCAATACCATCCCCATTCTGGCTAACGTGCTGATCAATGTCGTGAATGGCGCGATGACGCTGACTGCAACCGACATGGAAATTGCGGTGGTGGAAGGTATTGCGGCCGAAACGCAGCGCGATGGCGCGGTTACGGCGCCTGCATCGGTTCTGTATGAAATCGTGCGTAAGTTGCCCGATGGCGCGCAGGTCGAACTGGACCATGCGGGTGGCGATGCGCCGCTGGGCCTGCGGGCCGGACGGTTCGCCACCAGCCTGAATGTGCTGGATGTGGATGACTTCCCTTCCATGATGGCAGGCGCGCTGCCGCATGAATTCAGCATGCCGGCCCAGGTGCTGCGTGGTCTGATCGACCGCACGCGCTTTGCCATCTCCACCGAGGAGACGCGTTACTACCTCAACGGCATTTTCCTGCACGTGGCGGAAGGCGAGGCGGGGCCGGTCCTGCGCGCGGTCGCGACTGATGGCCATCGTCTGGCACGGGTCGAGACCGAACTGCCCCCTGGCAGTGCGGGCATGCCCGGCGTGATCGTACCGCGCAAGACGGTGGCCGAACTGCGCAAGCTGCTTGATGAAGGGCCGGAGCAGGTAGCTGTTGCCCTGTCCGATACGCGCATCCAGTTTTCGATCGGCAACATCACGCTGACTTCCAAGCTGATAGACGGTACGTTCCCTGAATATGAGCGCGTGATTCCGCATGGCAACAACAAGATCCTGCGCGTGGGCAAGAAGATCTTCTCCGATGCCGTATCGCGTGTGGCCGCGATCAGTCAGGAGCGTTCGCGCCCGGTCAAGCTGAGCATGGCGCATAACCTGCTCACTCTGTCCGCCGCCAGCCAGGACCAGGGCACGGCAACCGAAGAACTTGATGAAAACCATGTCTCCTACGATGCGCCCGCCATCGAGATTGGTTTTCAGGCCCGTTACCTCAACGACATCACCGATCAGGTGGAGCGTGAGGTCGAGTTCGCATTTTCCGACAGTTCGGCCCCCACTATCGTGCGCGATGTGGATAGCCCTTCCGCGCTGTACGTGCTGATGCCGATGCGCGTGTAGGCGGCAACCCGGCCAGGCTTGCCGGTATGGCCTTCGTCAACCGGTTGGTTCTGACGGATTTCCGTAATTACCGCCATCTTTCGTGGCGGCCACGGCAGCCGGTTTCTGTCATTACCGGGCCGAATGGCAGCGGCAAGACCAACCTGCTTGAGGCCGTGTCCCTGCTGGTACCCGGCAGGGGGCTGCGCGGCGCGCGGATGGATGAACTGCCCCGGCATGGTGCGACCCTGTGGGGTGTGGCGGCCGATGTGGCGGATATGATGGGCCCGGAAGCCCAGCCTGTGCCGCTTGCCACGGGCGCGGACCCGCTCCGACCCGTACGCCGGGCGTTTCGGGTAGATGGCCAGACCCTACGTAGCCGTGATGGCATTTCCGAATGTTTTGCCGCCGTGTGGCTGACGCCGCAGATGGACCGCCTGTTTCAGGAAGGGGCGACTGGACGCCGCCGTTTTCTGGACCGGTTGGTCCTTGCCCTTGAACCGGGCCACGCGCGTGAGGTTGCGGCGCATGACCGGGCCATGCAGCAGCGCAACCGTGTTCTGGCACAACATGCGGCTGATCCGCACTGGCTTGCCGCACTGGAGCGGACCATGGCGCGCCATGCCGTGGCGGCTACGGCGGCGCGCATGGAAATGGTCGCGCGTCTCAATACCGATGAACAGGCCGTGCTGGATGGCTTTCCCGCCGCCCGGCTGGCCATGGACTGCGTGATTGCGGCACAACTGGTCGATACTCCCGCCCTGGCGGTGGAGGACTGGTTGGCCGGATGTATTGCCAGCACGCGCGCGGTGGACCGGCAGCGCGGTGGCAGCCGTTTTGGCGCGCACCGGGCCGATCTGCACATGGCCGACCGACTGACATCCCGTCCTGCCGCCCAGTCCAGCACGGGGCAGCAAAAGGCGCTGCTGCTGGGTATCGTGCTCTCCCATGCCCGTATCCTGACCGACTGCCGGGGGCGGCCGCCGGTGCTGCTACTGGATGAGCCGCTTGTGCATCTGGATACAATGCGGCGTGATGCCCTGTTCCGTGCCCTCAGCCGCATGCATACTGGTGTGATGCTGACGGGAACGGATATAGAACAATTTGCTCCGTTGCGCGGGAGCGCTGAATTCGTGACACCGGGCGAAGGTAATCTTGCCAGTGGCGCATGATTTCGGCGGGGAATGCTGGTTACGTGGGCCGGTTCGGGCTATAATGCGTTCTGTTATTTTATTGTTATCCGCTGTGGAGCATCTGCCGGCATGACCGATCAATCCAGTCCCGACCAGAAACACGATGCCGAGGTCGTAGGCAGCATGCCTCCTGCTGCAGATTACGATGCGGCATCCATCTCGGTTCTGCGCGGGCTGGATGCGGTACGCAAGCGACCCGGCATGTATATCGGTGATACCGATGACGGTTCAGGTCTGCACCATATGGCGTTCGAGATCATCGATAATGCTGTGGATGAGGCGCAGGCCGGTTTTGCCACCTGCTGCACTGTAACCCTCAATGGCGATGGCAGTGTGACCGTGCGTGACGACGGGCGCGGCATCCCGACCGACATGCATCATGAAGAAGGGGTGAGTGCTGCCGAAGTCGTGCTGACCAAACTGCATGCAGGTGGTAAGTTCAACCAGAATTCCTACAAGGTATCGGGTGGTCTGCACGGTGTGGGTGCCGCTGTGGTCAATGCGCTGTCCGAGTGGATGGAGGTGCGTATCTGGCGTGACGGGTCCGAGCATGTGATCCGTTTCCAGCATGGTGAGCGCGACGAACCGCTGCGCCTTGTGGGTAAAAGCGATGAGCCGCGCGGCACGCAGGTCACGTTCAAGCCCAGCGTCCAGACCTTCGCCAAGGTGGAATTCGAGTTCGCGATCCTTGAACGTCGCCTGCGGGAACTGGCTTTTCTCAATTCCGGGCTGAAGATCATCCTGCGCGACGAGCGCCATGACCCCGCACGTGAGGAAGGCTTCCACTACGAAGGGGGGCTGTGCGCCTTCGTGGAATGGCTGGATCAGGGCAAGACCGCCATTGTCGAACCGCCAATCACCGGCAGCTTGCAGAATGATGAAAACGGCATCAAGGTCGAGTTCGCGCTGACATGGAATGACAGCTTCCATGAAACCATGCTGTGCTTCACCAACAACATTCCCCAGCGCGATGGTGGCGCGCATCTGGCCGGTTTCCGCCAGGCGCTGACCCGCGTGGTGGGTCGCTACGCGGAAGCGAACGCCACTAAGAAGGACAGCCATGCCCTGAATGGCGAAGACATGCGCGAAGGTCTGACCGCCGTGCTGTCGGTCAAGGTGCCGGACCCGAAATTCTCTTCCCAGACCAAGGACAAGCTGGTCTCATCCGAAGTGCAGCCCGTAGTGCATGCCGCCGCCGCCGATATGATTTCCCACTGGTTCGAAACCCATCCCAAGGAAGCCCGCCTGATCGTGGCCAAGGTGATGGACGCGGCCGCCGCGCGTGAGGCCGCGCGGCGGGCGCGTGAACTCACACGGCGCAAGGGCGTACTCGATATTTCATCGCTGCCCGGCAAGCTGGCGGACTGTCAGGAGCGTGATCCGTCCAAGTGCGAACTGTTCCTTGTCGAGGGAGACTCGGCTGGCGGTACCGCCAAGCAGGGCCGTGACCGGCGCTTTCAGGCGATCCTGCCGCTCAAGGGCAAGATCCTTAATGTCGAGCGTGCACGCTTTGACCGCATGCTCGGCTCGGCTGAAATCGGCACGCTGATCACGGCGCTGGGTACCGGCATCGGCCGGGGCGATGTGGAGCATGGTGGCTTTTCGATTGAAAAACTGCGTTATCACCGCATTGTCATCATGACGGATGCTGACGTGGATGGCTCGCACATCCGCACGCTGCTGCTGACCTTCTTCTTCCGCCAGATGCCCGAACTGATCGAGAAGGGGTACCTGTATATCGCCCAGCCGCCGCTCTACCGCGCCAAGCGCGGTAATGACGAGCGTTACCTGAAGGATGATGCTGCGCTGGAGACCTACCTGCTGGACAAGGCGCTGGCCAATGCGGCCCTGCGTTATGCTGACGGACGGGAGATTACGGGCGAGCCCATGCGGGCCGAAGTGCTGTTTATCCGTGACGTGACACGCGCGCTCTCGCGCCTGTCGGCCCGGGTGCCGGTATGGGTGCTGGAACAGGCGGCCATTGCTGGCGTACTGTGCCCTGACCCGCAGGCCACGCCAGAGCGGATCGTGGACCTACAGGGCCGCCTGGATGCGGTCTCGCCTGCGGCCGAGCGTGGCTGGAAGGTTGCGGTCAGTGACAGCGGGCTGGAAATGGCGCGCAGCGTGCGTGGTGTGGGTGAGGTCTACCGCCTGGAAGCCACAACCCTGCGTAGTGCGGAAGTGCGCTGGCTGGCCGAACGCCATGCCCGTCTGGTGTCCGATTTTGCCCAGCCGGTCAATCTGGTGCTGGATGGTGCCCCCCAACCCTTCAACGGACCGGCCTCGCTGTATGAGCGGATTCTGGCGCAGGGCCGCAAGGGTCTGTCCATCAATCGCTTCAAGGGTCTGGGCGAGATGAATGACGAGCAGTTGTGGGAAACCACGCTCGACCCCGCCATGCGTACGCTGTTGCAGGTCAAGGTTGGTGATATTGAAAACGCGGCGCAGGTCTTTTCCACCCTGATGGGCGATGTGGTCGAACCGCGCCGTGACTTCATCGTGGGCAATGCGCTCAAGGTCGCCAACCTCGACGTCTGAGCGCACTCAGGCAGGGATCAGTTCCCCTGCCAGCCGCGCCACTTCTGCAATGGAATCGGCTCCGACCGTGGCGCCGGCTTCCATTTCCGGGCGGCCGTAGCCCCAGCGGGCGAAAATGGCCGGTATGTGCGCGGCCATGGCGCAGGCTACATCGTTACGATGGTCACCGGTCATGATGGCGCGGCGCGGGTCGCCACCTGCCAGTTCTATGGTGCCTAGCAGGTGGCACGGATCGGGTTTGCGGGCGCTGAAGCTGTCTCCCCCGCCAACGGCGACGAACCATTTTTCCAGATCAAGGGCCTGCAGGATATGGCGGGCTGCGGCAACAGGTTTGTTGGTGCATACTGCCATGTGCCAGCCATCCGCCCGCAGGCTTTCCAGCACCGCTTCCGTGCCGGGAAAGGGGCGGGAGAGATCGGTGGAATGGGGTGTGTAGTCGGCCATGTAGCGGGTGGTGGCCTCAGTCGGGTCGATCCCGGCAGCACTTGGCCCGGCATGGGCCAGCAGGCGGCGGACAAGCACCGCCACGCCATCACCGATCATGGGCCGGACAAGGTCAGGGGTGATGGGGGGCAGGCTGTAATGCACAAGCAGCCTGCTGGCACATGCGGCCAGATCGGGCAGGCTGTCGATCAGGGTGCCATCCATGTCGAACACGGCCAGGCGGGGCGGGGAAGCTGTCATCATGAACTCCTGTGATGGTCCCGGCAGAAAGGTAGCACTCAGACATTCTAAGTGAAGGGCGACGCATGCATAAGGGTTTGACACGATACACGGGTGCGGAGTACCCGCACACTGCCATGAATACCAAGACCGATACCGTAGTATCCGCCCCCGCATCCCGCCTGTCGACCGCCATCATTCTTGCGGCAGGGCGTGGTACCCGCATGAAGTCGGAGCGGCCCAAGGTCATGCACCTGCTGGCAGGCCGGCCCATGCTGCACTACCTGGTTGAGAACGCTGGAAAGGTGTTTGACCGGATCGTGGTAGTGGTTGGTCCTGATATGGATGATGTGGCAGCCCTTGCCGCCCCGCACGCGGTGGTGGTGCAGCACGATCGCCTTGGCACGGGCCATGCCGCCCGTCAGGCGGAAGCGGCTTTTGGCGAGGGCGATGTGGCGGTCCTGTATGGTGATAACCCGCTGATTTCACCTGACACGATGCGCGCGCTGCTGGCGCAGCGTAGGCAGGATGGCACCGGCCTTGCCCTGCTGGCCATGGAACCGGCGGACCCGGCGAAGTATGGCCGCGTGGTCATGTGCGACGGGCAGGTCGAACGCATTGTGGAATGGGCGGATGCCACCCCGGCCGAACGGGCCATCGGGCTATGCAATGCAGGTGTGCTGTGCGCCGATGCCGCCGATTTCCGCCGCTGGCTGGACGAGATCAACAACGACAATGCGCAGGGTGAGTACTATCTGGGCGATGTGGTGGCCCGTGCCGTGGCCGATGGTCGCAGTGTGCGCGCCGTGGTGGCGCCAGAGGACGAACTGCGCGGCATCAACTCCCGCGCCGAACTGGCGCAGGCGGAAGCATGCGTGCAGACCCGCCTGCGCCTTGCTGCAATGAATGGCGGCACCACGCTGGTTGCTCCCGATACGGTCTTCCTGTGCGCCGATACCGTGCTGGAACCCGATACGGTGGTGCACCCCCATGTGGTGTTCGGGCCGGGCGTGCATGTGCGGCGCGGCACGGAAATCCATGCTTTCTCGCATGTGGAAGGGGCCGTAGTTGGTCCCGATGCCCAGATCGGCCCCTATGCCCGCCTGCGGCCCGGCACCGATGTGGGGGCAAAGGCGCGCGTGGGCAACTTTGTGGAACTGAAGGCCACGACCCTGGGCGCGGGAGCCAAGGCCAACCACCTGACATATCTGGGAAATGCCACCGTGGGCGGTGGGGCCAATATTGGCGCGGGCACCATTACGTGCAATTATGACGGGGTGTTCAAGCATGCGACCGAAATTGGTGCAGACAGCTTCATCGGTTCGGACTCGGTGCTGGTGGCTCCTGTGCGGGTTGGCGCGCGTGCGCTGACAGCGGCAGGCAGTGTGATTACCCATGACATACCCGATGGCGCCATGGCCGTAGGGCGTGCCCGGCAGGCCAACAAAGCAGGCTATGCCGACATGTTTCGCGACCGGCTGAAGAAAAAAAAGGAACAGGGCTGATGTGCGGTATTGTTGGCGTTGTAGGAAGTAATCAGGCGACCCCGGTCATTCTGGACGCGCTGCGCAGGCTGGAATACCGCGGTTATGATTCCGCTGGCATTGCAACGCTCGAGCATGGTCTGGTCGAGCGCCGCCGTGCCGCTGGTAAGCTGGACCATCTGGCTTCCCTGCTTGCACGGGTGCCGCTGCCGGGTGTGACCGGCATTGGCCATACCCGATGGGCCACCCATGGCGCGCCAACCGAAAACAATGCCCACCCGCATGGCACGGAGCGCGTTTCGGTCGTACATAATGGCATTATCGAGAACTTCGAGGTCCTGCGCCGAGAGCTTGAGGCGGCAGGACAGGTATTCTCGACCGATACGGATAGCGAGACTATTGCCCAACTGGTGGACTACCACCTGCAACGTGGCCTTTCCCCGCGTGAGGCCGCGCATGAATGCCTGAAGCGGCTGGAAGGTGCTTACGCGCTGGCCATGATCTTTGCCGGGCATGACGGCATGGTCATCGGTGCCCGCCATGGTGCGCCGCTGGTGGTAGGGTTTGGCGAGAACGAGATGTTCTTTGGTTCCGACAGCCTGGCGCTCGCTCCACTGACCCGCCGCATCGCCTATCTGGATGATGGCGATTGGGCCGTGATCACGCCGCAGGGCGCGGAATTCTTTGACATGGCGGGTAATCCGGTCGAACGCCCGGTGCGGCTGACCGCATTGATTGCGGCATCGGTGGGCAAGGACGGCTACCGCCATTACATGGAAAAGGAACTGCACGAGCACCCGGTGGTGATTGGCCAGACCCTGCAACGCCTGATCGACCCGGCCACCCGCCGCGTGGTCATGCCCGAACTGCCGTTTGACCTGGCCGCCATTCCCCGTGCCGTCGTGACCGCCTGCGGTTCGGCTTTCTATGCGGGCATGATCGGCCGCTACTGGATCGAGCAGTATGCCCGCCTTCCGGTTGATATCGATGTGGCAAGCGAGATGCGCTACCGCAACCCGCCGCTTGCGCAGGGGGGGCTGGGGCTGCTGATCTCCCAGTCGGGCGAAACGGCGGATACGCTGGCGGCCCTGCGCGGCATGCGGGCGGCGGGGCAGCACATCGTCTCGGTGCTCAATGTGGAGCAGAGCACCATGGCGCGCGAAAGTGATGCCGTGCTGGGCACGGTGGCGGGGCCGGAAATATCGGTGGCCAGCACCAAGGCGTTTACCGCGCAGCTTTCCGTGCTGGCCTGCCTGACCATTGCCCTGGCGCGTGCCCGTGGCCTGATGGACGGGACGATGGAAGAGGCGATGGTGACCGCCCTGCTCGACCTGCCCAGCAAGGCCACGGAAGTGTTCGAGCGCCATGACGAGATCCGCCGCATGGCCACCATCGTGGCCGAAGCGCGCGATGTCCTTTATCTTGGGCGCGGGGCGATGTTCCCCGTGGCGCTGGAGGGCGCGCTCAAGCTCAAGGAAATCACCTATATCCATGCCGAGGCCTATGCGGCAGGGGAAATGAAGCACGGCCCGATCTCGCTTATCGACAGCAGTGTGCCTGTGGTGGCAACTGTGCCTTCGGGGCCCCTGTTCGACAAAACCCTGTCCAACCTGCAGGAAGCCAGGGCGCGCGGCGGGCGACTGTTGGTGTTTACCGACATGGAAGGGGCACCGCGCCTGCGTGAAATCGCGGAATGCGTTGTGGCCATTCCCACAGTGGATGAATTCGTCGCCCCGATCCTGCAGACTATCCCGGTGCAGATACTTGCCTATGAGGTCGCTCTGCTCAAGGGTACGGATGTGGACCAGCCTCGCAACCTCGCCAAGTCCGTTACTGTTGAATAGACAGATGGGCGCGGGTTGGCACAATCGCCGCGAGCAGTCACGATAACAGGCAGGGATATGCAGCACATGGCAGCACAAACGGCTTTACCCCCCGGCATGGGGCCGTCCGTCCTTGTGCGTGGTGCCGGTGTTTCTGGCCTGACCGCTGCGGTCACACTGGCTGAACGGGGCGCACGGGTCCATGTGCATGAAAGCGGACCACGGGTTGGCTCCGGGGCTTCATGGAAGGCAGGGGGCATGCTGGCCCCGTGGTGTGAGGCGGAATCCGCCACGACCGAAGTGACCGAGCAGTCCCTTTCCTCGCTTGGTTGGTGGGATGCCCATGTACCCGGTGTCGTGCGCAATGGCACGCTGGTCCTGGCCCCCGCGCGCGATGTGGGCGAGATTGCGCGTTTTGGTCGCAGGACGTCGCATTTCACCACCATAGGCGAGGATGAGATCGCAGCCCTTGAGCCCGATCTGGCAGACCGCTTTTCGCGTGCGCTATTTTTTGCCGGTGAGGGTCATGTCGATCCGCGCCGGGCGCTGGCGGCACTGGCAGACAGGCTGGTCCGTCTTGGCGGGCGGATCAGTTTCAACGTGCCAGTGGATACCCCTGCGGACGGATATGACTGGGTGGTGTCGTGCACCGGCATTGCCGCACGCGAACAGATGGCGGACATGCGCGGGGTGCGCGGCGAGATGCTGCTGCTGCGCTGCCCTGATATAGGTCTGCGCCGACCGGTGCGCATGTTGCACCCGCGCATACCCATTTACATAGTACCGCGTGCCGACCATGTGTACATGGTGGGAGCTACCATGATTGAAAGCGAAAACGCAGGCCCGATGACCCTGCGCTCCATGGTAGAGATGCTGGGCGCGGTCTATGCCCTGCATCCGGCCTTTGGTGAGGCGGAAATACTCGAAACCGGCACCGGCCTGCGCCCGTCCTATCCCGATAATATGCCCGCCGTGCGGCGTGAGGGGCGGCATATCCACATCAATGGCATGTATCGTCACGGTTTTCTGCTCTCGCCCGTAAGGGCGGCAGAGGCGGCCGATATTGTGTTTGGCGCGTGAACTGAACCCTCCCGCACAGGAGATGGACATGCAGATTATGGTGAATGACGAACGCCGCGATGTTGTCGCCGTAACGCTTGCGGCGGTGCTAACCGAACTGGGCTATGCCGCCACTTCCCGCGTTGCCACGGCGGTGGATGGTCGTTTCGTGCCCGCAGGCCAGCGCGCGGGCATGGCGCTGCACGAAGGGGCGCGAGTGGAAATTCTGGCCCCCATGCAGGGAGGATGACGGCAATGACCCTTTTCTACGGTACGGAACTGACGTCGCGGCTGATGCTGGGTACGGCCCAGTACCCATCGCCCGAAATCCTGAGTGATGCGGTCCGCCGCGCGGGGGCTGGGGTGGTGACCGTCTCGCTGCGGCGCGAGGCGGCGGGTTCACGCGCGGGGGAGGCGTTCTGGAACCTGATCCGCGAACTGGACGTGCCTGTACTGCCCAATACGGCGGGCTGCCATAGTGCGCGTGAAGCCGTGACTACGGCGCAGATGGCGCGTGAGGTGTTCGGCACGGACTGGATCAAGCTGGAGGTGATTGGCGAA
It contains:
- the dnaA gene encoding chromosomal replication initiator protein DnaA; amino-acid sequence: MTGGLGGYDAVAEANAQKSVLAIHWSRICERLKAEVGEVEYRTWLRQITVGPVEEDEITLYLPTRFLRDWVRGQYGDRLGTLWNAEVPAIRRVELQVARPAADAAQAAPEEAPATPSARTAPSGKSAPRPAVAPVAEEPRPAEVRTDLAAPLDQRFTFDTFVVGKPNEFAYACARRVAEQPSSPGFNPLFLYGGVGLGKTHLMHSIGAELVREGRVSVAYMSAEKFMYRFIAAIRSQSTMEFKEQLRSVDVLMIDDLQFLIGKDNTQEEFFHTFNALVDAGRQIVVSADKSPSDLSGLEDRLRTRLGCGMVADIHATTFELRISILEAKATASGVVVPAKVLEFLAHKITSNVRELEGALNRLIAHANLFGRPVTLEATQDVLHDILKAHDRRVTIEEIQRKVAEHWNIRLTDMSSARRARAVARPRQVAMYLAKQLTSRSLPEIGRKFGNRDHTTVIHAVSRVTGLMAEDPAFAEDVELLRRMLES
- the dnaN gene encoding DNA polymerase III subunit beta, translated to MKLKADRVTLLKALAHIQSVAEKRNTIPILANVLINVVNGAMTLTATDMEIAVVEGIAAETQRDGAVTAPASVLYEIVRKLPDGAQVELDHAGGDAPLGLRAGRFATSLNVLDVDDFPSMMAGALPHEFSMPAQVLRGLIDRTRFAISTEETRYYLNGIFLHVAEGEAGPVLRAVATDGHRLARVETELPPGSAGMPGVIVPRKTVAELRKLLDEGPEQVAVALSDTRIQFSIGNITLTSKLIDGTFPEYERVIPHGNNKILRVGKKIFSDAVSRVAAISQERSRPVKLSMAHNLLTLSAASQDQGTATEELDENHVSYDAPAIEIGFQARYLNDITDQVEREVEFAFSDSSAPTIVRDVDSPSALYVLMPMRV
- the recF gene encoding DNA replication/repair protein RecF (All proteins in this family for which functions are known are DNA-binding proteins that assist the filamentation of RecA onto DNA for the initiation of recombination or recombinational repair.); its protein translation is MAFVNRLVLTDFRNYRHLSWRPRQPVSVITGPNGSGKTNLLEAVSLLVPGRGLRGARMDELPRHGATLWGVAADVADMMGPEAQPVPLATGADPLRPVRRAFRVDGQTLRSRDGISECFAAVWLTPQMDRLFQEGATGRRRFLDRLVLALEPGHAREVAAHDRAMQQRNRVLAQHAADPHWLAALERTMARHAVAATAARMEMVARLNTDEQAVLDGFPAARLAMDCVIAAQLVDTPALAVEDWLAGCIASTRAVDRQRGGSRFGAHRADLHMADRLTSRPAAQSSTGQQKALLLGIVLSHARILTDCRGRPPVLLLDEPLVHLDTMRRDALFRALSRMHTGVMLTGTDIEQFAPLRGSAEFVTPGEGNLASGA
- the gyrB gene encoding DNA topoisomerase (ATP-hydrolyzing) subunit B codes for the protein MTDQSSPDQKHDAEVVGSMPPAADYDAASISVLRGLDAVRKRPGMYIGDTDDGSGLHHMAFEIIDNAVDEAQAGFATCCTVTLNGDGSVTVRDDGRGIPTDMHHEEGVSAAEVVLTKLHAGGKFNQNSYKVSGGLHGVGAAVVNALSEWMEVRIWRDGSEHVIRFQHGERDEPLRLVGKSDEPRGTQVTFKPSVQTFAKVEFEFAILERRLRELAFLNSGLKIILRDERHDPAREEGFHYEGGLCAFVEWLDQGKTAIVEPPITGSLQNDENGIKVEFALTWNDSFHETMLCFTNNIPQRDGGAHLAGFRQALTRVVGRYAEANATKKDSHALNGEDMREGLTAVLSVKVPDPKFSSQTKDKLVSSEVQPVVHAAAADMISHWFETHPKEARLIVAKVMDAAAAREAARRARELTRRKGVLDISSLPGKLADCQERDPSKCELFLVEGDSAGGTAKQGRDRRFQAILPLKGKILNVERARFDRMLGSAEIGTLITALGTGIGRGDVEHGGFSIEKLRYHRIVIMTDADVDGSHIRTLLLTFFFRQMPELIEKGYLYIAQPPLYRAKRGNDERYLKDDAALETYLLDKALANAALRYADGREITGEPMRAEVLFIRDVTRALSRLSARVPVWVLEQAAIAGVLCPDPQATPERIVDLQGRLDAVSPAAERGWKVAVSDSGLEMARSVRGVGEVYRLEATTLRSAEVRWLAERHARLVSDFAQPVNLVLDGAPQPFNGPASLYERILAQGRKGLSINRFKGLGEMNDEQLWETTLDPAMRTLLQVKVGDIENAAQVFSTLMGDVVEPRRDFIVGNALKVANLDV
- the gph gene encoding phosphoglycolate phosphatase (PGP is an essential enzyme in the glycolate salvage pathway in higher organisms (photorespiration in plants). Phosphoglycolate results from the oxidase activity of RubisCO in the Calvin cycle when concentrations of carbon dioxide are low relative to oxygen. This enzyme is a member of the Haloacid Dehalogenase (HAD) superfamily of aspartate-nucleophile hydrolase enzymes (PF00702).) — protein: MMTASPPRLAVFDMDGTLIDSLPDLAACASRLLVHYSLPPITPDLVRPMIGDGVAVLVRRLLAHAGPSAAGIDPTEATTRYMADYTPHSTDLSRPFPGTEAVLESLRADGWHMAVCTNKPVAAARHILQALDLEKWFVAVGGGDSFSARKPDPCHLLGTIELAGGDPRRAIMTGDHRNDVACAMAAHIPAIFARWGYGRPEMEAGATVGADSIAEVARLAGELIPA
- the glmU gene encoding bifunctional UDP-N-acetylglucosamine diphosphorylase/glucosamine-1-phosphate N-acetyltransferase GlmU; amino-acid sequence: MNTKTDTVVSAPASRLSTAIILAAGRGTRMKSERPKVMHLLAGRPMLHYLVENAGKVFDRIVVVVGPDMDDVAALAAPHAVVVQHDRLGTGHAARQAEAAFGEGDVAVLYGDNPLISPDTMRALLAQRRQDGTGLALLAMEPADPAKYGRVVMCDGQVERIVEWADATPAERAIGLCNAGVLCADAADFRRWLDEINNDNAQGEYYLGDVVARAVADGRSVRAVVAPEDELRGINSRAELAQAEACVQTRLRLAAMNGGTTLVAPDTVFLCADTVLEPDTVVHPHVVFGPGVHVRRGTEIHAFSHVEGAVVGPDAQIGPYARLRPGTDVGAKARVGNFVELKATTLGAGAKANHLTYLGNATVGGGANIGAGTITCNYDGVFKHATEIGADSFIGSDSVLVAPVRVGARALTAAGSVITHDIPDGAMAVGRARQANKAGYADMFRDRLKKKKEQG